One Haemorhous mexicanus isolate bHaeMex1 chromosome 9, bHaeMex1.pri, whole genome shotgun sequence DNA segment encodes these proteins:
- the TMEM69 gene encoding transmembrane protein 69, translating into MFPLIQRCCFNTPFRLQKLPGASVLLHGRNKTSCSSLALLQLQRDARPLCTSLSLKPASVYTTQLRPFHTSLPVSMKKTPAESEAQSQESLGSLKDCPKPALYLSLGGLIPFVAVPLAMATQGSYSPELAFAQVAYGAATASFLGGMRWGFALPENSPAKPDWLNLANGTVPALLACQALLFKDVTQGALMLTVALGIALHYDISLLPTYPRWFKVLRVVGTVVMISSLLATVALKAFLKGEKSDDRKIQQNIN; encoded by the exons ATGTTTCCTCTCATACAACGATGCTGCTTCAACACACCTTTCAGA CTGCAGAAGTTACCTGGTGCCAGCGTGCTGCTCCATGGGAGGAATAAGACAAGCTGCTCTTCCTTGgccctcctccagctgcagagagatgcACGGCCCCTCTGCACATCTCTGAGCCTCAAACCAGCATCAGTTTACACAACCCAGCTCCGGCCTTTCCACACCTCTCTCCCCGTCTCCATGAAGAAAACCCCTGCAGAATCTGAGGCACAATCACAAGAGAGCCTGGGATCTCTGAAGGATTGTCCCAAGCCAGCCCTTTACTTAAGCCTGGGGGGGCTGATTCCCTTTGTGGCCGTGCCTCTGGCTATGGCCACGCAGGGCTCctacagcccagagctggccttTGCTCAGGTCGCCTACGGAGCTGCCACAGCCTCCTTCCTGGGGGGCATGAGGTGGGGGTTTGCTCTCCCAGAAAACAGCCCAGCCAAGCCAGACTGGCTGAACCTGGCCAACGGCACAGTTCCTGCTCTGCTTGCCTGCCAAGCCTTGCTTTTCAAAGATGTCACTCAGGGAGCACTAATGCTCACGGTGGCCTTGGGGATAGCGCTGCATTATGACATTTCCCTTCTTCCTACTTACCCCAGGTGGTTCAAAGTACTGAGGGTAGTGGGAACAGTGGTGATGATATCATCCCTGTTGGCCACTGTAGCACTGAAAGCTTTCTTAAAAGGGGAGAAAAGTGATGacagaaaaatacagcagaacATAAATTAA
- the IPP gene encoding actin-binding protein IPP, translated as MAASAGMGKGGSGSSSVSSSERHARLLLAQINRLRAGHSFCDVRLEVGPEAFSVHRLVLAASSPYFAALFAGGMKESGRDVVRIAGVEADTFHTLLDFIYTGVVSIAEHNVQELIVAADMLQLTEVVELCCEFLKGQIDPLNCIGLFQFSEQIACHDLMEFTESYIHAHFLEVQSGEEFLALTKEQLVKILRSEDLSIEDEYQVFTAAMQWILKDVGKRKKYVVEVLEPVRFPLLPAQRLLKYIESIPDFSLRVALQTLLKEYCEVSKSPKENKVSSFLQASKGRPRRKARKYLYAVGGYTRLQGGRWSDSRALSCVERFDTFSHYWTTVSSLHQARSGLGVAVVGGMVYAIGGEDNSMIFDCTECYDPVTKQWTTVASMNHPRCALGVCTCYGAIYALGGWVGAEIGNTIERFDPEENSWDVVGSMAKPRYCFGCCEMQGLIYVIGGISSEGVELRSVEVYDPISKRWSELAPMGTRRAYLGVAALNDCIYAVGGWNESQDALASVERYSFEEEKWVEVASMKIPRAGVCVVAVNGLLYASGGRAPSPDFAAPVTSDSVEVYNPHMDSWTEIANMITSRCEGGVAVL; from the exons ATGGCGGCGAGTGCCGGGATGGGGAAGGGCGGCTCTGGCTCCAGCTCCGTCTCCAGTTCCGAGCGGCACGCCCGCCTCCTCCTGGCCCAGATCAACCGGCTGCGCGCCGGGCACAGCTTCTGCGACGTGCGGCTGGAGGTGGGCCCGGAGGCGTTCTCCGTGCACCGCCTGGTGCTGGCGGCCAGCAGCCCGTACTTCGCGGCGCTGTTCGCGGGCGGCATGAAGGAGTCCGGGCGGGACGTGGTGCGGATCGCGGGCGTGGAGGCGGACACCTTCCACACGCTACTCGACTTCATCTACACAG GGGTGGTGAGCATCGCGGAGCACAACGTCCAGGAGCTCATCGTCGCCGCGGACATGCTGCAGCTCACCGAGGTGGTGGAGCTCTGCTGCGAGTTCCTCAAGGGCCAGATCGACCCGCTGAACTGCATCGGCCTCTTCCAGTTCTCCGAGCAGATCGCCTGTCACGACTTGATGGAGTTCACCGAGAGCTACATCCACGCGCACTTCCTGGAGGTGCAGAGCGGGGAGGAGTTCCTGGCGCTCACCAAGGAGCAGCTCGTGAAGATCCTGCGGAGCGAGGACCTGAGCATCGAGGACGAGTACCAGGTGTTCACGGCAGCGATGCAATGGATTCTGAAGGAtgtggggaaaagaaagaaatatgtCGTAGAAGTACTGGAGCCTGTTCGATTCCCTCTGCTACCGGCACAAAGGCTGTTAAAATACATAGAAA GTATTCCAGATTTCAGTCTTCGGGTGGCCCTGCAAACTCTGTTGAAAGAATATTGTGAAGTCTCTAAGTCTCCCAAAGAGAACAAGGTCAGCAGTTTTCTACAGGCTTCTAAAGGTCGTCCCCGGAGGAAAGCCAGGAAGTACCTTTATGCAGTAG GTGGGTACACCCGACTGCAGGGAGGACGCTGGagtgacagcagagccctgagctgtgtGGAGCGATTTGACACTTTCAGCCACTACTGGACCACGGTGTCCTCGCTCCACCAGGCCCGGAGCGGGCTGGGCGTGGCTGTGGTGGGAGGAATGGTCTATGCCATTGGAG GTGAGGACAACTCAATGATTTTTGACTGTACTGAATGTTATGATCCTGTTACTAAGCAATGGACAACCGTGGCTTCCATGAACCATCCCCGTTGTGCCCTGGGAGTGTGCACGTGCTATGGTGCCATCTATGCTTTGG GAGGCTGGGTTGGAGCAGAGATTGGCAACACAATTGAAAGATTTGATCCTGAAGAGAATAGTTGGGATGTGGTGGGAAGCATGGCTAAGCCCCGTTACTGCTTTGGGTGTTGTGAAATGCAAG GTTTGATTTATGTCATTGGTGGTATCAGCAGTGAAGGAGTAGAGCTGCGTTCTGTTGAAGTCTACGACCCCATCTCCAAACGCTGGTCTGAGCTCGCTCCAATGGGCACCAGAAGAGCCTATCTTGGTGTAGCTGCTCTCAACGATTGTATCTATGCTGTGGGAGGCTGGAATGAATCCCAGGATGCACTTGCTAGTGTAGAAAGATACTCATTCGAAGAG gaaaagtGGGTTGAAGTTGCATCGATGAAGATCCCAAGAGCTGGTGTTTGTGTTGTGGCTGTGAATGGACTTCTCTATGCCTCAGGAGGCAGAGCTCCAAGTCCTGATTTTGCTGCTCCAGTAACCTCTGACTCTGTTGAAGTTTATAACCCTCACATGGACAGCTGGACTGAAATTGCCAACATGATCACCAGCCGCTGCGAAGGAGGTGTAGCTGTGCTGTAA
- the LOC132330999 gene encoding riboflavin-binding protein-like — MLRFAITLLALITSSTCQKYGCLEGDTQKLKPGPEPKMQECTLYSKFSCCYADFTEQLAHSPVIKVSDSYWNRCGQLSKSCEDFTKKIECFYRCSPDAVYWIHPNDTAAIQAVPLCQSFCDDWYEACKDDSICVRNWLTDWEWDKNGENHCKDKCIPYREMYANGTDMCRSMWGESFKVSESSCLCLQMNKKDSIAIKYLLSKSSEESSSSSSSSSSEEHACQNKLLKFEKLKQKKGEQTR; from the exons ATGCTGAGGTTTGCTATCACCCTCCTTGCTCTCATAACATCATCCACCTGCCAAAAATATGGATGTCTGGAGGGGGATACCCAAAAACTGAAGCCAGGTCCTGAGCCAAAGATGCAAGAGTGCACTCTCTACTCTAAAT TTTCCTGTTGCTATGCAGACTTCACAGAGCAATTGGCTCATTCCCCAGTAATTAAAGTAAGCGACAGCTACTGGAACAGATGTGGGCAGCTCAGTAAATC CTGTGAAGATTTCACAAAGAAAATCGAGTGTTTTTACCGGTGTTCTCCAGATGCTGTTTACTGGATCCATCCCAATGACACTGCTGCTATCCAGGCTGTTCCATTGTGTCAAAGCTTTTGTGATGACTG GTATGAAGCCTGCAAAGATGATTCCATATGTGTTCGTAACTGGCTGACAGACTGGGAGTGGGATAAAAATGGAGAAAACCACTGTAAGGATAAATGTATTCCGTACCGTGAG ATGTACGCAAATGGGACTGATATGTGCCGGAGTATGTGGGGGGAGTCATTTAAGGTGAGCGaatcctcctgcctctgcttgCAAATGAACAAGAAGGACTCGATTGCAATCAAGTATCTCCTCTCCAAAAGCTCAGAGgaaagctccagcagcagcagcagcagcagcagtgaggagcaTGCCTGCCAAAATAAACTCCTGAAGTTCGAGAAACTAAAGCAAAAGAAAGGTGAACAGACAAGATAA